One part of the Arvicanthis niloticus isolate mArvNil1 chromosome 15, mArvNil1.pat.X, whole genome shotgun sequence genome encodes these proteins:
- the LOC117720705 gene encoding vomeronasal type-1 receptor 100-like — protein MSSLENILHFQAGLGVLANMFLLLLYIFIILGHRPKPMDLISCQLTFIHIMMILAGGNIWLADIFESLNIENDIKCKTTFYISRVMRGLSICNTCLLSVFQAITISPSISLLAKFKHKLKKYMINALFYIWVFNLSVSSDSILSVGSFTNVSETKQIKVTKTCSLFPVNYFIRGLSFTLSSSRDVFLVGVMLNTSTYMIIILRRHQRRFRYLHSITHLRASPEKKATQTILLLVVFFVVMYWVDFIISSTSVLLWVYDPIVLTIQKFVANVYPTITPLVQISSDKRIINVLKN, from the coding sequence ATGTCCTCATTAGAAAATATCCTTCATTTCCAAGCTGGACTTGGAGTCCTAGCCaatatgtttcttcttcttttgtatattttcataATCCTAGGTCATAGACCTAAACCCATGGACCTGATCTCCTGTCAACTGACCTTTATTCACATTATGATGATCCTCGCTGGAGGAAATATTTGGCTTGCAGACATATTTGAGTCACTAAACATTGAGAATGACATCAAATGTAAGACAACTTTTTACATAAGTAGGGTGATGAGAGGTCTCTCTATCTGTAAcacctgccttctgagtgtgttCCAGGCTATCACAATCAGTCCTAGTATCTCTTTGCTggcaaaatttaaacataaactaAAAAAGTACATGatcaatgctttattttatatttgggtCTTCAATTTGTCTGTCAGTAGTGATTCAATATTGTCTGTTGGTAGTTTTACCAATGTGAGTGAGACCAAGCAGATAAAAGTGACTAAAACCTGCTCACTCTTCCCTGTTAACTACTTCATTAGGGGATTAAGTTTTACACTCTCATCATccagagatgtgtttcttgtaggaGTCATGCTGAATACAAGTACATACATGATTATTATCCTGCGCAGACATCAAAGGCGATTCAGGTATCTTCATAGCATCACTCACCTGAGAGCATCCCCTGAGAAAAAGGCCACCCAGACTATCTTGCTGCTAgtggttttctttgtggtcaTGTACTGGGTGGACTTCATCATCTCATCCACCTCAGTCCTGTTGTGGGTATATGATCCAATTGTCCTGACTATTCAGAAGTTTGTGGCTAATGTATATCCCACAATTACACCTTTGGTTCAAATCAGTTCTGATAAGAGAATAATCAATGTATTGAAAAACTAG
- the LOC117720961 gene encoding endogenous retrovirus group K member 6 Pro protein-like yields MLLLPSCHDLFPAKTVERGPKGFGSTGTNSIFCSLNLDSRPLIKIFIEEKSISGLLDTSADRSVISIKDWPKGWPKQNSSQMLRGLGYAKEPEMSSRLLHWRDDEGHSGVFQPYVMGLPVSLWGRDLLKEMGYVLTNEKEYSSQSRHIMCGMGYVSGKGLGKRLQG; encoded by the coding sequence ATGTTACTATTACCCAGTTGCCATGATCTATTTCCTGCAAAGACTGTTGAGCGAGGACCCAAAGGTTTTGGCTCTACTGGAACCAATTCTATATTTTGTTCCCTGAATCTTGATTCTCGGcccttaataaaaatatttatagaagaaaaatcaatttctgGCCTTTTGGATACTAGTGCTGATCGCAGTGTAATCAGTATTAAGGATTGGCCAAAGGGGTGGcctaaacaaaactcaagtcaGATGTTAAGGGGATTAGGATACGCCAAGGAGCCTGAGATGAGCTCTCGATTGTTACACTGGAGAGATGATGAAGGACATTCTGGAGTTTTCCAGCCTTATGTTATGGGGCTTCCTGTTTCTTTATGGGGAAGGGATCTCCTGAAAGAAATGGGCTATGTGTTAACTAATGAGAAGGAATATAGCTCACAATCTCGTCACATAATGTGTGGCATGGGTTACGTTTCAGGAAAAGGACTTGGGAAAAGATTGCAGGGATGA
- the LOC117720851 gene encoding vomeronasal type-1 receptor 100-like has product MSSLSFISSLENILYFQAGLGILDNMFLLVVYIFIILGNKYKSIDLISCQLTFVHMMTFLAGENFWLADILESLRVENDFKCKATFYTKRVMRGLSICITCLLSVFQAVTICPSTSLLAKFKHKLKKYMISTLFYIWSFNLSVSSNLIFYVGAYTNVNETKQLKVTKSCSLFPMNYFIKGLILTVTTSRDVFLVAVMLTTSAYMVILLCRHQRQCKQLHSISHLRVSPEKRATQTILLLVVFFVVMYWVDFIISVTSDMLWMYDTVIRIVQKFVVNAYPTIAPFVQISSDRRIVNVVKKLQS; this is encoded by the coding sequence ATGAGTTCACTTTCCTTTATATCTTCATTAGAGAATATCCTTTATTTCCAAGCTGGGCTTGGAATCCTAGACAATATGTTTCTTCTTGTTGTCTATATTTTCATAATCCTTGGTAATAAATATAAATCCATTGACCTGATCTCTTGTCAACTGACCTTTGTTCACATGATGACATTTCTTGCTGGAGAGAATTTTTGGCTTGCAGATATACTTGAGTCACTTCGTGTTGAGAATGACTTCAAATGTAAGGCAACATTTTACACAAAGAGAGTGATGAGAGGTCTCTCTATCTGCATcacttgcctcctgagtgtgttcCAGGCTGTCACTATCTGTCCTAGTACCTCTTTGTTggcaaaatttaaacataaacttAAAAAGTACATGATcagtactttattttatatttggtcTTTCAATTTGTCTGTCAGTAGTAACCTGATCTTCTATGTTGGTGCTTATACCAATGTGAATGAGACCAAGCAGTTGAAGGTCACTAAATCCTGCTCACTCTTCCCCATGAACTACTTCATCAAGGGTTTGATTTTAACAGTGACAACCTCCAGGGATGTGTTTCTTGTGGCAGTGATGCTTACTACAAGTGCATACATGGTGATTCTCTTGTGCAGACATCAGAGGCAATGCAAGCAACTTCATAGCATCAGTCACCTGAGAGTATCTCCTGAGAAAAGAGCCACCCAGACCATCTTACTTCTGGTAGTTTTCTTTGTGGTCATGTACTGGGTGGACTTCATCATCTCAGTCACCTCAGACATGTTATGGATGTATGACACAGTCATCAGGATTGTTCAGAAGTTTGTGGTTAATGCTTATCCCACAATTGCTCCTTTTGTACAAATCAGTTCTGATAGAAGAATTGTCAATGTGGTGAAAAAGCTGCAGTCTTAG